A region of the Mus caroli chromosome 7, CAROLI_EIJ_v1.1, whole genome shotgun sequence genome:
TTTTTtgttaagacttatttttatttttgtttatgtatgtgtatatatttatgtaaggGAACATGCATGTactaaaatgcaaattaagacaatagaaaataaagaaaaaaatctgaaaaaggaATATCGAGATCTGGCTTTCTGATGTTGATTTGTTAATGTCTCCAGTTCCCCAATTCCTCTATGAAAGTTATAAACTTAGATGAAACTCGAGCCTCCTTCATATAAAGGCTGAGAGTATCAGCGGCCTCTTGATTTTAAATCTCCCCACAGGGTTTGGATTGTCTTGCAATTCCTCATTCCTCATGCAAGTGGGTCTACCTCTTACATTTCAGCTACTGGAATGAAAGGCCATTCCTGAACCTGCTCTTGGGTCTCAAGAGCCGCATATGAAGCAAAGCATCTTCAGCTGAATCATACGAGCATGATCAACATCCATTTGCAAAATTAGCCCGTGTCAAAAATGCCACCCAGGTCGGTCCAGCCTCAGTTGCCTAACACTCAGCTTATTGAAAGTGAATGAGAATAAGTTACAGGCTTTGTGACACTAAATTTTAAGATGGTGTGCTCCATGTCATTCTTGCCGAAGATGCTAGCTGGTGCACTCTAGTTGGCTAAGTGGATTCATTTGCCtacctttatttaaaataatcttgacTAGAAAAGAAAGGTTTGATGTTCTGCCTTCTCTTAGGTAGAGAAATAGCATGGGTTTCCTAGAAGAAAGTCAGGGTGTTAAGCCACACTGGGGAAGTGGGCCTCAATAATTACCTGACTCTCAAAGCTGGCAGAGGAGAGAGTTCATTCACGGAGTCTAGACTCTTAGCGTCCACAGCATACACGCCCAAAGGCAGCCTTGACCTCCTTGTTCCGCAGGCTGTAGATGAGGGGGTTGAGCATAGGGGTCACCATGGTGTATGACAGGGACACCACTTGCTTGCTCTCTGGAGAGTAGCTGGCCTTGGGGCGCAAGTGGATGACCCCTGTTGTGCCATAAAACAGAATTACCACTATGAGATGGGAGGCACAGGTGGACAGGGCCTTGTGGCGCCCAGAGGCCGATGGCATCCTAAGGACAGCAACCAGAATCATCACATAGGATGTGGCTATGAGACAGAAGGGAACCATGATGACGAGGACGGTGGCCACAAACACATTGGCCTCGAAAACTCTGGTGTCTGCACAAACCAGGCTCAGCAGAGGTGCTATGTCACAAAAGAAGTGTCGGATGCCACGTGGCCCACAGAAGGGGAAGTTAAAGAGCCAGATGGTGAAGACGAGTGCGACAGGGATTCCCGCCAGCCAGCAGGTAGTAGCTAGCAGGT
Encoded here:
- the LOC110297647 gene encoding olfactory receptor 10A7-like, which encodes MPPSWEAPPWANQSGARELEFVLLGFAHVPSLRPMLAALFLAAFLLTMSGNSLIILLTSLDFGLRTPMYFFLRQLALVEICFSLDVAPRLLVTLLQPGRGVSPTSCALQLLLVLSCVTSECFLLTVMAWDRFLAICRPLHYGAIMSPQLCYLLATTCWLAGIPVALVFTIWLFNFPFCGPRGIRHFFCDIAPLLSLVCADTRVFEANVFVATVLVIMVPFCLIATSYVMILVAVLRMPSASGRHKALSTCASHLIVVILFYGTTGVIHLRPKASYSPESKQVVSLSYTMVTPMLNPLIYSLRNKEVKAAFGRVCCGR